Proteins from a genomic interval of Providencia stuartii:
- the leuB gene encoding 3-isopropylmalate dehydrogenase, giving the protein MSKSYHIAVLPGDGIGPEVMAQANKVLDAIRQRFALSITTKEYDVGGIAIDRHGKPLPEETVVGCENADAVLFGSVGGPKWENLPPDSQPERGALLPLRKHFKLFSNLRPARLYQALEAFCPLRADIAAQGFDILCVRELTGGIYFGQPKGRKGEGQDEYAFDTEVYHRYEIERIARIAFESARKRHHKVTSIDKANVLQSSVLWREVVNQIAKEYPDVAVSHMYIDNATMQMIKAPSQFDVVLCSNLFGDIISDECAMITGSMGMLPSASLNEDGFGLYEPAGGSAPDIAGKNIANPIAQILSAAMLLRFSLNQNDAADAIERAVNKALEEGHRTADLAGGGKSVSTSEMGDIIARYITEGV; this is encoded by the coding sequence ATGTCTAAGAGCTATCATATTGCCGTATTACCTGGAGATGGTATTGGACCAGAAGTCATGGCTCAAGCCAATAAAGTGTTGGATGCAATCCGCCAGCGTTTTGCATTATCTATCACAACCAAAGAGTATGACGTTGGCGGTATCGCAATTGACCGCCACGGCAAACCGCTACCTGAAGAAACTGTCGTAGGTTGTGAAAATGCAGACGCCGTTTTGTTTGGTTCCGTTGGTGGCCCTAAATGGGAAAACTTGCCGCCAGATAGCCAACCCGAACGAGGAGCACTGCTGCCATTACGCAAACACTTTAAATTATTCAGTAACTTGCGCCCTGCCCGCTTGTATCAAGCGTTAGAGGCATTTTGTCCTCTGCGTGCCGATATCGCAGCCCAAGGTTTTGATATTCTCTGTGTACGTGAATTAACAGGCGGTATCTATTTTGGTCAGCCAAAAGGCCGTAAAGGTGAAGGGCAAGATGAATACGCTTTCGATACCGAAGTTTATCACCGTTATGAAATAGAACGTATCGCACGCATTGCTTTTGAGTCAGCACGGAAACGTCATCATAAAGTGACCTCAATTGATAAAGCTAACGTATTACAAAGTTCTGTTTTATGGCGAGAAGTTGTTAATCAAATCGCTAAAGAATACCCCGATGTCGCTGTTAGCCATATGTATATCGATAATGCAACAATGCAAATGATTAAAGCACCATCTCAATTTGATGTTGTTTTGTGTTCAAACTTGTTTGGTGACATTATTTCTGATGAGTGTGCCATGATCACTGGTTCAATGGGGATGTTACCATCGGCAAGCCTAAATGAAGATGGCTTTGGACTCTATGAGCCAGCAGGAGGTTCCGCGCCAGATATCGCAGGTAAAAATATCGCGAACCCAATCGCTCAAATTTTATCGGCAGCCATGCTGTTAAGATTCAGTTTAAATCAGAATGACGCCGCTGATGCCATAGAAAGAGCTGTGAATAAAGCGTTAGAAGAAGGCCATCGTACCGCAGATTTAGCCGGTGGTGGCAAGTCCGTCAGTACTAGTGAAATGGGTGACATTATCGCCCGTTATATCACCGAAGGGGTGTAA
- the leuA gene encoding 2-isopropylmalate synthase — protein MSDQVIIFDTTLRDGEQALQASLSVKEKLQIAFALERLGVDIIEAGFPVSSPGDFESVQTIAREIKNSRICALARCVQNDIDVAAESLKVAEAFRIHIFLATSNLHVQKKLNKTFDGVMDMAIDSIKRARRYTDDVEFSCEDAGRTDIDNLCRIVESAIKAGATTINIPDTVGYTTPYQFGGIITSLYERVPNIDKAVISVHCHDDLGMSVANSITAIQAGARQVEGTINGLGERAGNTALEEVIMAIKLREQMMNVHTNINHKEIYRTSQLVSQLCNTPIPANKAVVGSNAFAHSSGIHQDGVLKNRETYEIMTPESIGLKAIQLNLTSRSGRAAVKHRMEEMGYHEGKDFNLDELYTAFLNLADKKGQVFDYDLEALAFFANQQDETDHFVMDYFSTQSGSSVVATATVKMRCGESEKSEAATGNGPVDAIYQAINKITNYPINLVSYKLSAKGQGENALGQVDIVVECFNRRFHGMGLATDIVESSAKAMVHVLNSIWRSEQVEKEKQKISQKESQSNTKEAV, from the coding sequence ATGAGCGATCAAGTCATTATCTTCGACACCACCTTACGTGATGGTGAGCAGGCATTACAGGCAAGTTTATCTGTAAAAGAAAAATTGCAAATCGCATTCGCATTAGAACGCCTCGGTGTTGATATTATTGAAGCTGGTTTTCCTGTTTCCTCCCCAGGTGATTTCGAATCGGTACAAACCATCGCGCGTGAAATTAAAAATAGTCGCATTTGCGCGTTAGCGCGTTGTGTTCAAAATGATATTGATGTTGCGGCAGAATCACTGAAAGTGGCTGAGGCATTTCGAATTCACATCTTTTTAGCGACCTCGAATTTGCATGTTCAAAAGAAATTAAATAAAACATTTGATGGTGTCATGGATATGGCTATCGATTCGATTAAACGCGCGAGACGCTACACCGATGATGTTGAATTTTCATGTGAGGATGCCGGACGTACCGATATTGATAATTTATGCCGTATCGTTGAATCAGCCATCAAAGCTGGCGCCACCACCATCAATATTCCAGATACCGTTGGTTACACAACGCCTTATCAATTCGGTGGCATTATCACCTCTTTATATGAACGCGTCCCAAATATTGATAAAGCGGTCATTTCTGTGCACTGCCATGACGATTTAGGTATGTCTGTTGCCAACTCGATTACGGCTATACAAGCTGGTGCTCGTCAAGTCGAGGGAACAATTAATGGATTAGGTGAACGTGCAGGTAACACCGCCTTAGAAGAAGTCATCATGGCCATCAAATTGCGCGAGCAAATGATGAATGTACATACCAATATCAATCACAAAGAAATCTACCGTACCAGCCAATTGGTCAGCCAATTATGCAATACCCCAATCCCTGCTAATAAAGCCGTGGTCGGTAGTAATGCATTTGCGCATTCATCGGGAATTCACCAAGATGGCGTGCTGAAAAATCGTGAAACCTATGAAATCATGACGCCTGAATCAATTGGCTTGAAAGCAATCCAATTAAACTTAACATCTCGTTCAGGCCGTGCAGCCGTTAAGCATAGAATGGAAGAGATGGGCTACCATGAAGGGAAAGATTTTAATTTAGATGAATTGTACACCGCTTTCCTGAACTTAGCCGATAAGAAAGGACAAGTGTTCGATTATGATTTAGAAGCGTTGGCATTCTTTGCTAACCAACAAGATGAAACGGATCACTTTGTCATGGATTATTTCAGTACCCAATCAGGCTCAAGTGTTGTTGCTACTGCCACCGTGAAAATGCGCTGTGGGGAAAGTGAAAAATCGGAAGCCGCAACAGGAAATGGCCCTGTTGATGCGATTTATCAAGCCATCAATAAAATTACCAATTATCCAATTAACTTAGTCTCTTATAAGTTGTCTGCAAAAGGACAAGGGGAAAATGCATTGGGTCAAGTCGATATCGTTGTCGAATGCTTTAATCGTCGTTTTCACGGCATGGGCTTAGCAACCGATATTGTCGAATCGTCCGCCAAAGCGATGGTGCATGTGTTAAACAGCATTTGGCGCTCTGAACAAGTTGAAAAAGAAAAACAAAAAATATCTCAAAAAGAATCACAATCAAATACAAAGGAAGCTGTATAA
- the leuO gene encoding transcriptional regulator LeuO, translating to MTDFDAVSPAKKENCDINLRNVDLNLLTVFDVVMQMQNVTRAAQVLGMSQPAVSNAVSRLKSMFNDELFVRYGRGIQPTSRAKQLFGPVRQALQLVHNELPGAGFDPKLSDRVFNLSICSPLDIRLAAVIVEKFKDISPNINIHIHCFLDNNIEHKLKYQETDFSVSYNQFEKSEYQQQVLFNDELVLVVAKNHPRIVNNVTQCLLNSEKHAVMSMDNIGSFSQLYYSNTDLSHTISYQGTDLNSVLNIVSQTELVAIVPKWLVENSSYKHQLQMVALPWQENTRPCYLTWHESTARDKGHQWMKSQFCQLITDLLT from the coding sequence ATGACTGATTTTGATGCGGTTTCACCAGCTAAAAAAGAGAATTGTGATATTAATTTGCGAAATGTTGATCTTAACTTATTGACGGTTTTTGATGTGGTCATGCAGATGCAAAATGTCACACGGGCAGCGCAGGTATTAGGTATGTCTCAACCTGCCGTGAGTAACGCTGTATCTCGTTTAAAATCAATGTTTAATGATGAGCTTTTTGTTCGGTATGGTCGTGGAATACAACCGACCTCCCGCGCTAAACAGCTCTTTGGGCCTGTTAGACAAGCACTACAACTAGTGCATAATGAGTTACCGGGGGCAGGTTTTGACCCGAAACTGAGTGATCGAGTATTCAATTTATCTATTTGTTCTCCATTAGATATTCGTTTAGCCGCAGTTATCGTCGAAAAATTTAAAGATATATCGCCTAATATTAATATCCATATTCATTGTTTCTTAGATAATAACATTGAACATAAATTAAAATATCAAGAAACTGATTTTTCGGTGAGTTATAATCAATTCGAAAAAAGCGAGTATCAACAACAAGTTTTATTTAATGATGAATTGGTTCTCGTTGTCGCGAAAAATCACCCTCGTATTGTGAATAATGTGACGCAATGTCTGTTGAATAGTGAAAAACATGCGGTAATGTCAATGGATAATATAGGTTCTTTCAGCCAACTTTATTATAGTAATACGGATTTATCCCACACGATTAGTTACCAAGGAACCGATTTGAACAGTGTTTTAAATATCGTTTCTCAAACTGAATTGGTGGCTATTGTTCCGAAGTGGCTGGTTGAAAACTCAAGTTACAAGCATCAATTACAGATGGTTGCATTGCCATGGCAAGAGAATACTCGTCCTTGCTATTTGACTTGGCATGAATCGACGGCTCGAGATAAAGGACATCAATGGATGAAATCACAATTTTGTCAGCTGATCACTGATTTGTTGACCTAA
- a CDS encoding AMP-dependent synthetase/ligase, which translates to MYYRKHTLITENLYPYHLVNRLHSRFSAADSANRIAFSQWHNGQQSELTWQQVETHSTAIAHRLLALNVEVQENIGLFAHNSMNWSLVDLAVLQLKAVTVPLYATSSLEQAAYIINDANIRILFVGEQEQYHVACQLKAFCPQITTIVVLNNDVELVECGVDSVHLAHFMAQAEPKYQEELNQRIAAHHLSDLFTIIYTSGTTGEPKGVMLDYYNMAAQLYLHDQRLKLTDEDVSLSFLPLSHVFERAWSFYVMHTGARNVYLTDTNAVRAALADVKPTVMCAVPRFYEKVYSAVQGKVAKAPLMRRLLFKWAIAQGNKRTQSLARGEQLSAFNQSLFNLADKLVLTKLRQLLGGRIRFMPAAGARLDDDVIAFFLAVGINIKYGYGMTETCATVSCWEEGHYPLGSIGTPLSSVEVRIGDNNEIQVKGPVVMKGYYNRPQDTDEAFTVDGWLKTGDAGEIDAKGNLYITDRLKDLMKTSNGKYIAPQMIEGVLGQDQFIEHIAVIADARKFVSALIVPCYDSLEEYARSINLKYRDRLELLRDSNIVALFESRLKELQKNIETFHQVKRFTLLPANFSMEKGELTPTLKLRRKIISERYHSEIESMYRE; encoded by the coding sequence ATGTATTATAGGAAACATACTTTGATTACTGAAAATCTATATCCATACCATTTGGTCAATCGCTTACACAGTCGGTTTAGTGCCGCTGATTCAGCGAATCGGATAGCTTTCAGTCAATGGCATAATGGACAGCAAAGTGAGCTCACATGGCAACAAGTTGAAACGCATTCGACTGCGATTGCTCACCGTCTGTTAGCCCTTAATGTTGAGGTACAAGAAAATATTGGATTATTCGCGCATAACAGTATGAATTGGTCTTTGGTTGATCTTGCTGTGCTACAACTAAAAGCCGTTACTGTCCCTTTATATGCGACAAGTAGCCTAGAACAGGCTGCTTATATTATTAATGATGCAAATATTCGAATTCTATTTGTTGGTGAGCAAGAACAGTATCATGTTGCTTGTCAATTGAAGGCTTTTTGTCCTCAAATTACCACGATTGTCGTGCTTAATAACGATGTCGAGTTGGTAGAGTGTGGGGTAGATTCAGTGCATTTGGCTCATTTTATGGCCCAAGCTGAACCTAAATACCAAGAGGAATTAAACCAACGTATTGCCGCCCATCATCTTAGTGATCTGTTCACAATTATCTATACTTCTGGCACAACAGGCGAACCCAAAGGGGTGATGTTAGATTATTACAACATGGCCGCCCAACTTTACCTTCATGACCAGCGTTTAAAACTGACCGATGAGGATGTTTCTTTAAGCTTTCTTCCTCTATCGCATGTGTTTGAGCGCGCTTGGAGCTTCTATGTGATGCACACAGGTGCACGTAATGTTTATTTAACGGATACCAATGCGGTTAGGGCAGCGCTTGCTGATGTTAAACCGACAGTGATGTGTGCAGTCCCTCGTTTTTACGAGAAAGTGTATAGTGCAGTACAGGGTAAAGTTGCCAAAGCCCCTCTTATGCGCCGCTTATTATTTAAATGGGCGATCGCACAGGGCAATAAAAGAACTCAATCACTGGCTAGAGGTGAGCAACTTTCCGCATTCAATCAATCTCTATTTAATTTAGCCGACAAGCTCGTGTTAACTAAGCTGCGTCAGTTATTAGGCGGACGTATTCGATTCATGCCAGCGGCGGGGGCTCGTTTGGATGATGACGTCATTGCCTTTTTCCTTGCTGTAGGAATCAATATTAAATACGGTTATGGGATGACCGAAACCTGTGCCACAGTCTCTTGTTGGGAAGAAGGGCATTATCCATTAGGTTCTATTGGTACACCACTTTCTTCTGTAGAAGTGCGTATCGGCGATAACAATGAAATTCAGGTCAAAGGACCTGTCGTAATGAAAGGGTATTACAATCGCCCTCAAGATACTGATGAAGCATTCACGGTTGATGGCTGGTTAAAAACGGGGGATGCAGGTGAAATTGATGCTAAAGGTAACCTGTATATTACTGACCGTTTGAAAGACCTGATGAAAACATCAAATGGTAAATATATAGCACCACAAATGATTGAAGGTGTATTAGGGCAAGACCAGTTTATTGAACATATTGCTGTTATTGCGGATGCGCGTAAATTCGTTTCTGCGCTTATTGTCCCTTGTTATGATTCATTAGAAGAGTACGCCCGTTCTATTAATTTAAAATATCGTGATCGCCTAGAGCTATTAAGAGACTCCAACATTGTGGCTTTATTTGAAAGTCGCTTGAAAGAGTTACAGAAGAATATTGAAACTTTTCATCAAGTTAAACGTTTCACCTTACTCCCAGCGAATTTTTCTATGGAAAAAGGTGAGCTAACGCCTACGCTAAAACTACGTCGAAAAATTATTTCTGAACGCTATCATTCAGAAATAGAATCAATGTATCGCGAATAG
- the ilvI gene encoding acetolactate synthase 3 large subunit: protein MEMLSGAEMVVKSLIDQGVKHVFGYPGGAVLDIYDALHTVGGIDHILVRHEQAAVHMADGYARSTGDVGVVLVTSGPGATNAITGIATAYMDSIPLVVLSGQVASSLIGNDAFQECDMVGISRPIVKHSFLVKKAEDIPETIKKAFYIASSGRPGPVVIDLPKDTVSPAHKYPYRYPESVSLRSYNPTLQGHKGQIKKALSKLIAAEKPVFYVGGGAINASCSPEIIALAEKLQLPVVSTLMGLGAFPETHHLSVGMLGMHGTYEANKVMHNSDVIFAVGVRFDDRTTNNLEKYCPNATVIQIDVDPTSISKTVNTDIPIVGDAKLTLQQILNQLEQVSATQNSQALAAWWKEIETWREKKCLNYEKNSQKVKPQQAIEAIYRLTHGEAYVTSDVGQHQMFAALYYPFDKPRRWINSGGLGTMGFGLPAALGVKLAHPQSTVVCVTGDGSIQMNIQELSTALQYGLPVIVLNLNNGFLGMVKQWQDMIYQGRHSQSYMESLPDFVKLAEAYGHVGIAIHSPDELEEKLQQALVEVNQNQRLVFVDINVDETEHVYPMQIRGGAMDEMWLSKTERT from the coding sequence ATGGAGATGTTGTCGGGAGCAGAAATGGTCGTCAAGTCTTTGATTGACCAAGGTGTAAAGCACGTATTTGGTTATCCAGGTGGTGCTGTTTTAGATATCTATGATGCACTGCATACAGTCGGAGGCATTGATCATATATTAGTTCGCCATGAACAAGCGGCAGTTCATATGGCTGATGGTTACGCACGCTCAACTGGCGATGTTGGAGTGGTGTTGGTAACGTCAGGACCCGGAGCGACAAATGCGATTACTGGTATTGCGACGGCATACATGGATTCAATCCCCTTGGTTGTTCTATCAGGACAAGTTGCAAGCTCCCTTATTGGCAATGATGCTTTTCAAGAATGTGACATGGTGGGGATATCCAGACCTATTGTAAAACATAGTTTTTTGGTTAAAAAAGCAGAAGATATTCCTGAAACCATCAAGAAAGCATTCTATATTGCGTCAAGTGGCCGGCCAGGCCCTGTGGTGATTGATTTACCCAAAGATACCGTTAGTCCAGCGCATAAATACCCTTATCGTTATCCGGAATCCGTATCTCTACGCTCTTATAATCCGACTCTCCAAGGACATAAAGGGCAAATTAAAAAAGCGTTATCCAAACTGATTGCGGCGGAGAAGCCGGTTTTCTATGTTGGTGGTGGTGCTATTAATGCAAGTTGCTCGCCGGAAATTATTGCATTAGCAGAAAAATTACAGCTTCCTGTTGTATCAACACTGATGGGGCTTGGTGCATTTCCAGAAACGCATCATCTTTCTGTAGGGATGCTTGGTATGCATGGAACCTATGAAGCGAATAAGGTTATGCATAATTCTGACGTGATCTTTGCTGTGGGCGTTCGTTTTGATGATAGAACGACCAACAATTTGGAAAAATATTGCCCAAATGCCACGGTTATTCAAATTGATGTAGATCCCACCTCGATCTCTAAAACGGTGAATACGGATATCCCGATTGTTGGGGATGCGAAACTGACGCTTCAGCAAATATTAAATCAATTAGAGCAAGTCTCAGCGACACAAAATAGCCAAGCATTAGCGGCATGGTGGAAAGAAATTGAAACTTGGCGTGAGAAAAAATGCCTCAATTACGAAAAAAATAGCCAGAAAGTGAAGCCTCAACAGGCGATTGAAGCGATTTATCGTTTAACTCATGGTGAGGCTTATGTGACTTCTGACGTTGGGCAGCATCAAATGTTTGCGGCACTTTATTACCCATTTGATAAGCCGCGTCGTTGGATTAATTCAGGCGGATTAGGCACGATGGGATTTGGTTTACCTGCGGCTTTAGGGGTTAAGCTCGCACATCCACAGTCAACGGTTGTTTGCGTGACAGGCGATGGCAGTATTCAAATGAATATTCAAGAGCTATCTACGGCGCTACAGTATGGCTTGCCTGTTATCGTACTGAATTTAAACAATGGCTTTTTGGGAATGGTAAAACAGTGGCAAGATATGATTTATCAAGGTCGCCACTCTCAATCTTATATGGAATCGCTCCCTGACTTCGTTAAACTGGCTGAAGCGTATGGTCATGTTGGCATCGCGATCCATTCTCCTGATGAGTTAGAAGAAAAATTGCAACAAGCCTTGGTTGAAGTGAACCAAAATCAACGCCTAGTGTTTGTTGATATCAATGTTGATGAAACTGAACATGTTTACCCAATGCAGATCCGCGGTGGTGCAATGGATGAAATGTGGCTGAGCAAAACAGAGAGGACCTGA
- the ilvN gene encoding acetolactate synthase small subunit has translation MRRILSVLLENESGALSRVIGLFSQRGYNIESLTVAPTDDPTLSRMTIQTKGDAKVLEQIEKQLHKLVDVLRVSELTASAHIEREIMLVKLQASGYGRDEIKRCSDIFRGQIVDVTPTLYTVQLAGTSDKLDAFIEAVRGVAEIVEVVRSGIVGVSRGDKIMR, from the coding sequence ATGCGTCGTATTTTATCAGTTTTACTCGAAAACGAATCTGGTGCATTGTCCCGTGTGATTGGGCTGTTTTCTCAACGAGGTTACAACATTGAAAGTTTGACCGTAGCCCCCACGGATGACCCCACCTTGTCACGTATGACCATTCAAACGAAAGGGGACGCGAAGGTTCTTGAGCAGATAGAAAAACAGCTGCATAAATTAGTGGATGTGCTTCGCGTTAGCGAGCTTACCGCTTCAGCACATATAGAGCGTGAAATCATGTTAGTAAAATTGCAGGCTTCAGGCTATGGCCGCGATGAAATCAAACGCTGCTCCGATATTTTTCGTGGACAAATCGTTGATGTGACACCAACGCTTTATACCGTTCAGCTAGCAGGAACAAGCGATAAACTGGATGCATTTATTGAAGCGGTGCGTGGTGTTGCTGAAATTGTTGAAGTTGTACGTTCAGGTATTGTAGGAGTTTCACGCGGCGATAAAATTATGCGATGA
- the cra gene encoding catabolite repressor/activator — protein sequence MKLDEIARLAGVSRTTASYVINGKAKQYRVSDKTVEKVMAVVREHNYHPNAVAAGLRAGRTRSIGLVIPDLENTSYTRIANYLERQARQRGYQLLIACSEDQPDNEIRCVEHLLQRQVDAIIVSTALPPEHPFYQRWANRSLPIIALDRALEKDHFISVVGDDQEDAFMISAELRKFSAESVLYLGALPELSVSYLREQGFRKGWQGDSREVNYLYANSYERASAAEVFADWLDKGNSMPDALFTTSFSLLQGVLDVALKRDGRLPEDMVIATFGDSELLDFLGCPVLSLAQRHRDIAERILELVLASLDEKQKPDAGITRIRRDLCRRGSLGRKQQ from the coding sequence GTGAAACTGGATGAAATAGCACGTTTAGCAGGGGTTTCCCGCACAACGGCTAGTTATGTGATCAATGGCAAGGCCAAGCAGTATCGAGTCAGCGATAAAACTGTAGAAAAAGTGATGGCTGTTGTCAGAGAGCACAATTACCATCCAAATGCTGTAGCAGCAGGGCTACGAGCAGGGAGAACACGTTCGATAGGGCTAGTGATCCCCGATCTCGAAAACACAAGTTATACTCGCATTGCTAATTATCTTGAACGTCAAGCACGGCAACGTGGTTATCAATTATTGATCGCGTGTTCCGAGGATCAGCCAGATAACGAAATTCGTTGTGTCGAGCACCTTTTACAGCGTCAGGTTGATGCCATTATAGTTTCAACCGCGCTTCCTCCTGAGCATCCTTTCTATCAGCGTTGGGCGAACCGTTCTTTGCCTATCATTGCCCTTGATAGAGCATTGGAAAAAGATCACTTTATTAGTGTGGTCGGTGATGACCAAGAAGATGCATTTATGATCTCTGCTGAATTACGAAAATTCTCGGCAGAATCCGTATTGTATCTGGGGGCTTTACCTGAGTTATCAGTAAGCTATCTTCGTGAGCAAGGTTTTAGGAAAGGTTGGCAAGGCGACTCCCGTGAAGTGAATTATCTGTATGCAAATAGTTATGAGAGGGCTTCTGCCGCTGAGGTTTTTGCTGATTGGCTAGATAAAGGTAACTCCATGCCTGATGCGTTATTCACGACGTCATTTTCGTTGCTACAGGGAGTACTGGATGTGGCGCTAAAACGTGATGGTCGTCTACCGGAGGACATGGTGATTGCCACATTTGGCGATAGCGAGTTATTAGATTTCTTAGGATGCCCCGTTTTATCATTGGCACAGCGCCACAGAGATATCGCTGAGCGAATCTTGGAATTGGTGTTGGCGAGCCTTGATGAAAAACAAAAACCAGACGCAGGAATTACTCGTATCCGTCGTGATCTCTGCCGTCGTGGTAGTCTTGGCCGCAAACAGCAATAA
- the mraZ gene encoding division/cell wall cluster transcriptional repressor MraZ: MFRGATLVNLDSKGRLTVPTRYRGMLSEESKGQMVCTIDLHQPCLLLYTLPEWEIIEEKLSRLSTMNPVERRVQRLLLGHASECQMDSAGRLLLANTLRQHAGLTKEVMLVGQINKFELWDEQTWYQQVEEDINAERQTQEPLSARLQDLSL; encoded by the coding sequence ATGTTTCGTGGGGCAACACTGGTAAATCTCGACAGCAAAGGGCGTCTAACCGTGCCTACCCGATATAGGGGAATGTTGAGCGAGGAATCTAAGGGGCAGATGGTATGTACTATCGACCTCCACCAGCCATGCCTATTACTTTACACGTTACCTGAATGGGAAATTATTGAAGAGAAGCTCTCACGGCTTTCAACCATGAACCCAGTAGAAAGAAGAGTACAACGGCTTTTATTAGGGCATGCCAGCGAATGCCAAATGGACAGTGCCGGACGTCTTTTGTTAGCTAACACACTACGTCAACACGCAGGGCTAACAAAAGAGGTCATGCTAGTGGGCCAAATAAATAAATTTGAACTTTGGGATGAACAGACTTGGTATCAGCAAGTGGAAGAAGACATTAATGCTGAACGACAAACCCAAGAACCCCTGTCAGCCCGCTTACAGGATTTGTCACTATAA
- the rsmH gene encoding 16S rRNA (cytosine(1402)-N(4))-methyltransferase RsmH, protein MTQQQFKHVTVLLDEAVNGLNIKPNGIYIDGTFGRGGHSRLILSQLNDQGRLIAIDRDPEAIKAAQLINDPRFMIKHGPFSAIAEYVEEEGLVGKIDGVLLDLGVSSPQLDDPERGFSFMRDGPLDMRMDPTKGQSAHQWLMSAQADDIAWVLKTFGEERFAKRIARAIVERNHNPEETPLTRTRELAELIAQVSPIKERHKHPATRSFQAIRIYINSELEEIEQALEGAVSVLAPEGRLSVISFHSLEDRLVKRFIRQNSKGPSVPAGIPLTEAQIKALGTAKLREVGKMKPSAAEVDENPRARSSVLRFAQRMA, encoded by the coding sequence ATGACACAACAGCAATTTAAACATGTAACAGTACTGCTTGATGAAGCAGTAAATGGCCTAAATATCAAACCAAACGGCATATATATTGATGGAACATTTGGGCGAGGGGGGCACTCAAGGCTGATATTGAGTCAGTTAAATGACCAAGGACGCTTGATTGCGATTGACCGCGACCCTGAAGCCATTAAAGCAGCGCAACTCATTAATGACCCGCGCTTTATGATTAAACATGGGCCATTTTCTGCAATCGCTGAATATGTTGAGGAAGAAGGGTTAGTTGGCAAGATTGATGGCGTATTGCTGGATTTAGGCGTTTCATCACCGCAATTAGATGATCCTGAACGCGGTTTTTCATTTATGCGTGATGGGCCATTGGATATGCGAATGGATCCAACTAAAGGACAATCAGCACATCAATGGCTCATGTCTGCGCAAGCTGATGATATCGCGTGGGTGTTGAAAACATTTGGAGAAGAACGTTTCGCAAAACGCATTGCTAGGGCGATTGTTGAACGTAACCACAACCCAGAAGAGACGCCGTTGACCCGTACACGTGAGCTAGCTGAATTGATCGCTCAAGTAAGCCCAATCAAAGAGCGCCATAAGCATCCAGCAACTCGCAGCTTCCAAGCCATACGTATTTATATTAACAGTGAGCTAGAAGAAATTGAGCAGGCATTGGAAGGGGCTGTATCCGTGCTAGCACCCGAAGGGCGTCTCTCAGTGATTAGTTTTCACTCCTTGGAAGATAGATTAGTAAAACGGTTTATTCGTCAAAATAGCAAAGGGCCCAGTGTTCCCGCAGGGATCCCATTAACGGAAGCTCAAATAAAAGCGCTGGGTACGGCTAAGTTGCGTGAAGTGGGCAAGATGAAACCTTCAGCCGCGGAAGTTGACGAAAACCCTAGAGCACGTAGTTCAGTACTACGTTTTGCACAAAGGATGGCATAA
- the ftsL gene encoding cell division protein FtsL — translation MVPERHSLGKVIGRDLFRYGIIPLILLAAIIISAVFVVTTAHETRLLTAEKDKLYEEKDALDIEWRNLILEENALASHSRVERLSVEKLQMVHVEPSQENIIVSK, via the coding sequence ATGGTTCCTGAAAGGCATAGTCTTGGAAAAGTGATTGGTCGTGACCTTTTCCGTTATGGGATTATTCCATTGATTTTGCTAGCCGCCATTATTATCAGCGCTGTCTTTGTGGTCACGACAGCGCATGAAACACGTCTCCTGACGGCGGAAAAAGACAAGCTATACGAAGAAAAGGACGCACTTGATATCGAATGGCGTAATTTAATCCTAGAAGAAAACGCGTTAGCCAGCCATAGCCGAGTTGAACGTTTATCTGTGGAAAAATTACAAATGGTTCACGTTGAGCCTTCTCAAGAAAATATTATTGTTTCTAAGTAG